The Dendropsophus ebraccatus isolate aDenEbr1 chromosome 10, aDenEbr1.pat, whole genome shotgun sequence genome has a segment encoding these proteins:
- the MRPS2 gene encoding small ribosomal subunit protein uS2m isoform X1, with protein MSLRSRREKAQREEVTHGVTFPAAWPPPYWPGSSGLVSVAPGVTVPHALRRFGAPVFPAPLRFFSSIGAGSAPAPSAETPETSVTDFKDWLISEPLKHPDFFNVKELLSVRTLYDARVHLGHKKGCRHRLMEPYIFGCRLDQDIIDLNQTLEHLQLALNFTAHVAYRSGIILLVTRHRQFVHMVETLAQECGEYAHTRFWRGGLLTNANIQYGRNVRLPDLIVFLGTLNTVFEQHVAIRDASKMNIPTVGIVDTNCNPSLISYPVPGNDDTPAAMELYAQLFKMTITRAKAKRKQMEVLYGLRNKMEES; from the exons ATGTCGCTGCGGTCACGGAGAGAGAAGGCGCAGAGGGAGGAAGTGACGCACGGTGTGACCTTCCCGGCAGCATGGCCTCCCCCGTACTGGCCGGGCTCCTCGGGACTGGTGAGTGTGGCCCCCGGGGTGACGGTACCGCACG CTCTCCGCAGGTTCGGTGCTCCCGTTTTCCCTGCTCCGTTGCGGTTCTTCTCCTCTATTGGTGCAGGCAGCGCCCCGGCCCCCTCAGCGGAGACCCCAGAGACCAGCGTGACAG ACTTCAAGGATTGGCTGATCTCGGAGCCGCTGAAACATCCGGATTTCTTCAATGTGAAGGAGCTGCTGTCGGTGCGGACGTTGTATGACGCCCGTGTTCACCTGGGACACAAAAAGGGATGCCGCCACAG GCTGATGGAGCCGTACATCTTCGGCTGTCGCTTGGATCAGGATATCATTGATCTGAACCAGACCCTGGAGCACCTGCAACTGGCGCTAAACTTCACGGCCCACGTGGCCTACCGCAGTGGGATCATCCTCTTAGTCACCCGCCATCGTCAGTTTGTGCACATGGTGGAGACTCTGGCACAGGAGTGCGGGGAGTACGCTCACACGCGGTTCTGGAGGGGTGGTCTGCTGACCAACGCCAACATCCAATATGGCCGCAACGTCCGCCTTCCGGACCTCATCGTCTTCCTGGGGACTCTCAATACCGTGTTTGAGCAGCACGTCGCCATCCGGGACGCCTCCAAGATGAACATCCCGACCGTGGGGATAGTGGACACCAACTGCAACCCGAGCCTGATCAGCTACCCCGTACCCGGGAACGATGACACCCCCGCCGCCATGGAGCTGTACGCACAACTCTTCAAGATGACCATCACCCGCGCCAAAGCCAAGAGAAAGCAGATGGAGGTTCTATACGGACTGAGAAACAAGATGGAAGAGTCGTAA
- the PIERCE1 gene encoding piercer of microtubule wall 1 protein, giving the protein MTDSTGPQGPPQTCDYYRVQPDLPARFNQPETWRGGYRSKPGNPLYRTTNQTYGSKAPTVHEMPTTFNGVTDKFSEAAIKCGMYRNNGLNTHIEKSFVTGPDNLITAHDHLNFHRSYNVRGPSNSE; this is encoded by the exons ATGACTGACAGCACAGGACCCCAGGGGCCCCCCCAGACCTGTGACTACTACCGGGTGCAGCCAGACCTCCCTGCCAGGTTCAACCAGCCGGAGACGTGGCGAGGAGGATACAG GTCAAAGCCGGGAAATCCGCTGTACAGGACGACGAACCAGACGTACGGGAGCAAAGCACCGACCGTCCACGAGATGCCG ACCACATTTAATGGGGTAACAGACAAGTTTTCTGAAGCCGCAATCAAGTGCGGAATGTACCGGAACAACGGACTGAACACGCACATAGAGAAGAGCTTTGTGACCGGCCCGGACAACCTCATCACCGCCCACGACCACCTCAACTTCCACCGCAGCTACAACGTGAGGGGCCCCTCCAACAGCGAGTGA
- the MRPS2 gene encoding small ribosomal subunit protein uS2m isoform X2 → MASPVLAGLLGTALRRFGAPVFPAPLRFFSSIGAGSAPAPSAETPETSVTDFKDWLISEPLKHPDFFNVKELLSVRTLYDARVHLGHKKGCRHRLMEPYIFGCRLDQDIIDLNQTLEHLQLALNFTAHVAYRSGIILLVTRHRQFVHMVETLAQECGEYAHTRFWRGGLLTNANIQYGRNVRLPDLIVFLGTLNTVFEQHVAIRDASKMNIPTVGIVDTNCNPSLISYPVPGNDDTPAAMELYAQLFKMTITRAKAKRKQMEVLYGLRNKMEES, encoded by the exons ATGGCCTCCCCCGTACTGGCCGGGCTCCTCGGGACTG CTCTCCGCAGGTTCGGTGCTCCCGTTTTCCCTGCTCCGTTGCGGTTCTTCTCCTCTATTGGTGCAGGCAGCGCCCCGGCCCCCTCAGCGGAGACCCCAGAGACCAGCGTGACAG ACTTCAAGGATTGGCTGATCTCGGAGCCGCTGAAACATCCGGATTTCTTCAATGTGAAGGAGCTGCTGTCGGTGCGGACGTTGTATGACGCCCGTGTTCACCTGGGACACAAAAAGGGATGCCGCCACAG GCTGATGGAGCCGTACATCTTCGGCTGTCGCTTGGATCAGGATATCATTGATCTGAACCAGACCCTGGAGCACCTGCAACTGGCGCTAAACTTCACGGCCCACGTGGCCTACCGCAGTGGGATCATCCTCTTAGTCACCCGCCATCGTCAGTTTGTGCACATGGTGGAGACTCTGGCACAGGAGTGCGGGGAGTACGCTCACACGCGGTTCTGGAGGGGTGGTCTGCTGACCAACGCCAACATCCAATATGGCCGCAACGTCCGCCTTCCGGACCTCATCGTCTTCCTGGGGACTCTCAATACCGTGTTTGAGCAGCACGTCGCCATCCGGGACGCCTCCAAGATGAACATCCCGACCGTGGGGATAGTGGACACCAACTGCAACCCGAGCCTGATCAGCTACCCCGTACCCGGGAACGATGACACCCCCGCCGCCATGGAGCTGTACGCACAACTCTTCAAGATGACCATCACCCGCGCCAAAGCCAAGAGAAAGCAGATGGAGGTTCTATACGGACTGAGAAACAAGATGGAAGAGTCGTAA